A stretch of the uncultured Desulfobacter sp. genome encodes the following:
- a CDS encoding electron transfer flavoprotein subunit beta/FixA family protein, which yields METNVLDIIVCIKQVPMVSELPWNSKTGTLKRELAQGMMDPASRLALEAGLRLRRAGQSDDHSIRITALTMGPPMAEEVLHQAVALGADHGVLLTDRKMAGADTNLTSFILGRYIKMFKPDTGLVLCGSQTSDSETAQVGPQLACELDWPAIGWASDIRLAQKTVVVTRLVDDFMETLEMDLPGLVTIDQGAFVPRYAGLAGVAQAFASPKIEVVDADGLELDKDFNALKDSPTRILDVFSPATQKESRVLKGAAKTVVDQLFTDYGKIISSAMGKDLKKK from the coding sequence ATGGAAACTAATGTGCTTGATATCATTGTATGCATCAAACAGGTGCCCATGGTGTCCGAATTACCCTGGAATTCCAAAACCGGTACACTGAAACGTGAACTTGCCCAGGGCATGATGGATCCGGCCTCACGCCTTGCCTTGGAAGCCGGACTTCGTCTTCGAAGGGCAGGACAATCGGATGATCACAGCATCCGGATAACTGCATTGACCATGGGCCCGCCCATGGCCGAAGAAGTCCTTCACCAGGCCGTAGCTCTGGGTGCAGACCATGGGGTATTGCTTACGGACCGCAAAATGGCCGGGGCCGACACCAATCTTACCTCTTTTATCCTTGGGCGATACATAAAGATGTTTAAGCCCGATACCGGTCTTGTACTGTGCGGATCCCAGACCAGTGACAGTGAAACGGCCCAGGTCGGACCCCAGTTGGCTTGTGAATTGGACTGGCCGGCAATCGGCTGGGCATCGGACATCCGCCTGGCCCAAAAAACAGTTGTGGTCACCCGACTCGTGGATGATTTTATGGAAACCCTGGAGATGGATCTGCCGGGTCTTGTCACTATCGATCAGGGCGCATTTGTTCCCCGTTATGCCGGACTTGCCGGCGTGGCCCAGGCCTTTGCTTCTCCCAAAATTGAAGTTGTGGATGCCGATGGTTTGGAACTGGACAAGGATTTTAATGCCCTTAAAGATTCACCGACCCGTATTCTGGATGTGTTTTCGCCGGCTACCCAAAAGGAGAGCCGGGTACTCAAGGGGGCTGCGAAAACTGTGGTGGACCAGCTGTTTACGGATTATGGAAAAATTATTAGTTCAGCCATGGGCAAGGAT
- a CDS encoding acyl-CoA dehydrogenase family protein produces the protein MDFNPCMKHQVVRKTVREFAENEIGPHAASLDREGRFPTEIIEKMGPLNYFGLQVPPSLGGAGLDTISYAIVVEELSRVCAAIGLCVSVHNSVGLYPILKFGTDEQITRLVPDMAAGKHIGAFCLTEANAGSDAGGVETTATKTDEGYTINGTKIFVTNGGVSDVVLVFAVDAGSQGPSRPNVFIVEKTCPGFSVGEIEDLCGMRANPVSSLFFEDCRIPETNLLGKPGHGLKIGLTALDTGRIGIAAQALGIAQAAFEAALSYAKERRQFNSPLTKFQTIQNYLADMATSIESSRLLLYRAAAAKDKGENFSAQSAMAKLSCSETARTVTDLAVQIHGGYGYSREYDVERYFREAKVTQIYEGTSEVQKMVIARHLITRPS, from the coding sequence ATGGATTTTAACCCCTGCATGAAACACCAGGTGGTCAGAAAAACGGTGCGGGAGTTTGCTGAAAACGAGATCGGACCCCATGCCGCAAGCCTGGACAGGGAAGGGCGCTTCCCTACCGAAATTATAGAAAAGATGGGGCCTTTAAACTATTTTGGCCTCCAGGTGCCACCGTCTTTAGGGGGGGCCGGTCTTGACACTATCTCCTATGCCATTGTAGTCGAAGAATTATCCAGGGTCTGCGCTGCCATCGGGCTTTGTGTGTCTGTTCACAACAGCGTGGGGCTTTATCCTATCTTAAAATTTGGTACGGATGAGCAGATCACCCGCTTAGTCCCGGACATGGCTGCCGGCAAGCATATTGGGGCCTTTTGTCTGACCGAAGCCAATGCCGGGTCCGATGCCGGCGGCGTGGAAACCACGGCAACAAAGACGGACGAGGGGTATACCATCAACGGCACCAAGATTTTTGTCACCAACGGTGGGGTCAGTGATGTGGTCCTGGTCTTTGCCGTGGATGCAGGCAGCCAGGGTCCCTCCCGGCCTAATGTGTTTATTGTGGAAAAGACGTGTCCCGGATTCAGTGTAGGTGAAATAGAGGATCTATGCGGCATGCGGGCGAACCCGGTTTCGTCACTGTTTTTTGAGGACTGCCGGATTCCTGAAACCAATCTTTTGGGTAAACCAGGCCATGGGCTTAAAATTGGCTTGACTGCTTTGGATACCGGCCGTATCGGGATTGCGGCCCAGGCGTTAGGCATTGCCCAGGCAGCATTTGAGGCAGCGCTGAGTTATGCTAAAGAGCGCCGGCAGTTCAACAGCCCGTTGACAAAATTTCAAACCATCCAGAATTATTTAGCCGATATGGCCACATCCATTGAATCTTCACGCCTGCTTTTGTATCGGGCTGCCGCCGCCAAGGACAAAGGTGAAAATTTTAGTGCCCAGTCGGCCATGGCCAAACTCTCCTGCAGTGAAACAGCCCGCACGGTGACGGATCTGGCTGTCCAGATCCATGGCGGATACGGATATTCCAGGGAATATGATGTGGAACGATATTTCAGGGAGGCCAAGGTGACACAGATTTACGAGGGAACCAGTGAAGTGCAGAAAATGGTCATCGCAAGGCATCTGATTACCCGGCCCAGTTAA
- a CDS encoding MaoC family dehydratase translates to MSDEKRCQDFLNFIKPQIGQQIHVGPWLEIDQKRINDFAAVTGDVQWIHTDVERAQKESPYKSTIAHGYLTLSLLPYLTESNHPDFFQKNYPGMKYRVNYGLNRLRYPSAVKAGSKIRARTTIQQVEEVKGGIQICYLITVDIEGSDKPACVVEFLARLYP, encoded by the coding sequence ATGAGCGATGAGAAAAGATGTCAGGACTTTTTAAATTTTATTAAACCTCAGATTGGTCAGCAGATTCATGTGGGCCCCTGGCTCGAGATTGACCAGAAACGAATCAATGATTTTGCGGCCGTTACCGGTGATGTGCAATGGATTCATACGGATGTTGAGCGCGCCCAAAAAGAGTCTCCCTATAAATCAACAATTGCTCACGGGTATTTGACATTGTCTTTATTGCCTTATTTAACCGAAAGCAATCACCCTGATTTTTTTCAAAAAAATTATCCAGGCATGAAGTATCGGGTAAACTATGGTCTTAACCGGCTTCGTTACCCCTCTGCAGTCAAAGCCGGATCTAAAATTCGGGCAAGAACGACAATCCAACAAGTAGAAGAGGTGAAGGGCGGTATACAAATCTGTTATCTGATTACCGTTGATATTGAAGGCAGTGATAAGCCGGCTTGTGTTGTCGAATTTCTGGCACGTCTTTATCCCTAA